A single Leishmania infantum JPCM5 genome chromosome 14 DNA region contains:
- a CDS encoding putative fatty acid elongase, translating into MVRAVLQAMLNIGGLPSQFVGDIAETFFDEYFDILVYSEVLYVLIVFLGPRAMESREPYRLKYLIAAWNLALSFLSLCGTIGVSIMLMHSLEERGMYETTCYLDKNLYDGELTFWLFAFLLSKIPEMLDTVFLVLTKKPIIFLHWYHHLTVTVFCWYAGYTLIASGVWFASMNYAVHTVMYFYYFLCSLGMRKFIRPIAPFITGAQLLQMVVGTIIVLYTFYYSYISERGCGVDHRTIRMGLCMYGSYFVLFATLFVHLYMKKGAATKSRKTETAAAAAAAHQNGKPVDGAKNGCSAAAMKKQ; encoded by the coding sequence ATGgtgcgcgcggtgctgcaggcgatGTTGAACATCGGTGGTCTGCCGAGCCAATTCGTCGGCGATATCGCAGAGACCTTCTTTGATGAATACTTCGACATCCTCGTCTACAGTGAAGTGCTGTACGTGCTCATAGTCTTCCTCGGCCCCAGGGCGATGGAGAGTCGCGAGCCGTATCGGCTGAAGTACCTCATTGCCGCGTGGAACCTAGCGCtctcctttctttccttGTGTGGCACTATCGGCGTTAGCATCATGCTCATGCACTCGCTAGAGGAACGTGGCATGTACGAGACGACCTGCTACCTCGACAAGAACCTCTACGACGGCGAGCTCACCTTCTGGCTCTTCGCGTTTCTGCTCAGCAAGATCCCAGAGATGCTTGACACGGTCTTCCTCGTTCTCACGAAGAAGCCTATCATCTTCTTGCACTGGTACCACCACCTCACGGTGACGGTCTTCTGCTGGTACGCTGGCTACACGCTTATTGCCAGCGGCGTATGGTTCGCCAGCATGAACTACGCCGTGCACACTGTCATGTACTTCTACTACTTCCTGTGCTCTCTGGGCATGCGCAAGTTCATTCGGCCGATCGCGCCGTTCATTACGggggcgcagctgctgcagatggTCGTGGGCACGATCATTGTTCTCTACACCTTCTACTACAGCTACATCAGcgagcgcggctgcggcgttgACCACCGCACGATCCGCATGGGGCTGTGCATGTACGGCAGCTACTTTGTGCTCTTCGCGACGCTTTTTGTTCACCTTTACATGAAGAAGGGCGCGGCGACAAAGTCCCGGAagacggagacggcggcagcggcagcggcagctcatCAAAACGGGAAGCCCGTCGATGGTGCCAAGAACGgttgcagcgctgcggccaTGAAAAAGCAGTGA